From Planctomycetota bacterium, the proteins below share one genomic window:
- the fdhE gene encoding formate dehydrogenase accessory protein FdhE, producing MDWDRARRRADVLEALHPEAAPVLRFARALWRFQEEIYRRARRGAPADARRLDTALLGGYLPDYLQLVETHGPPELAAQAQKLQERPDWEELLRACWRRANDRLEVLARAILQPYVRHLAERWEEEVGTFEDAAGRCPFCGRPPLLAVTRGNRRLVCSLCASEWPFPEGECPLCRGRRLERLEDPGFPHLRAEGCPDCGRYLKVVDLGRDPQAVPLADEIASDRLDRAARERGFAKVERNLAGA from the coding sequence ATGGACTGGGATCGCGCGCGGCGCCGGGCCGACGTCCTCGAAGCCCTCCATCCGGAGGCGGCGCCGGTGCTCCGCTTCGCCCGCGCGCTCTGGCGCTTCCAGGAGGAAATCTACCGCCGCGCGCGGCGCGGAGCCCCCGCGGACGCCCGCCGCCTCGACACCGCGCTCCTCGGCGGATACCTTCCGGACTACCTCCAGCTCGTCGAAACCCACGGCCCCCCCGAGCTGGCCGCCCAGGCGCAGAAACTCCAGGAGCGTCCCGACTGGGAGGAGCTTCTGCGGGCCTGCTGGCGCCGCGCGAACGACCGGCTCGAGGTCCTCGCGCGCGCCATCCTTCAGCCCTACGTGCGCCATCTCGCCGAGCGCTGGGAGGAGGAAGTCGGGACCTTCGAGGACGCGGCGGGCCGGTGTCCGTTCTGCGGACGGCCCCCGCTTCTGGCCGTGACGCGCGGGAACCGCCGCCTCGTCTGCTCCCTGTGCGCCTCCGAATGGCCCTTCCCCGAGGGAGAATGCCCCCTCTGCCGCGGCCGCCGGCTGGAGCGTCTCGAGGATCCCGGCTTCCCGCACCTGCGGGCCGAGGGATGCCCCGACTGCGGGCGCTACCTCAAAGTCGTCGATCTCGGCCGCGACCCCCAGGCCGTGCCGCTGGCCGACGAGATCGCTTCCGACCGCCTCGACCGCGCCGCCCGCGAACGGGGATTCGCCAAGGTCGAACGCAACCTCGCCGGCGCCTGA